GGATGCCCCGCTGTTCAAGATAGCGGTCGAGAACCGCTGCTGTGTGCCTTACGGCGAGCCTTGCCGAACCGTGGGAGCGGGCGGTTTCTGCACGGTCACCACCACCACACTTGGCTTGCCCTGGGCGCGGTTGTTGCTGTCCACGGCCTGCAGTGTGAGACGGGCCGTGCCCAGCGAGATGCCCTGCACGTTCACCTGTGTGGAGGTCACCACGGCCTGGCCGATGGCCACACCCGGGAAATCGCTGGACACGAGAACATTGCGCCCGATGAGTGTGCGGCCCTGCGCGTCCTTGAGCTGGATGGCGAAGGCGCTGGAGGTGCCCACGTTCACCGTGAAGGTGTCCGCCACCACGATGGTGTCGACGGGCACCTGCTGGATGATCACGTTGGCCTGCCCCACGCGGTTGTCCTGCGTGGCGATCGCGGAGATGGTCACGGTGCCCGCGGCGATCGCGGTCACGAGGCCCGTCTGCAAGACGGTGGCCCGTGACGGATCGCTGGTGGTCCATTCGATCGGACGATCGCTCACCTCGGCGCCCGTGGAGTCGGTCATCGTCACGCGCAGTTGCGTGGTCTGCCCTTCGGTCACGGTGCTCTGGAGGGGCGTGATGATCACGGTGGATAGCGGGATCTTCGTGACCGTCAGCGTCGCGGTGTCGGAGACCCCTTCGGCGGTGACGATGACGCGGCCCGAGCCGAGCGTGAGGCCGGTGACTTCACCCAACTGGCTCACGCGCAGCACGGTGGGATCGGTCGTGCGCCAGGTGACCGTACGACCGGCGGGGATCGCACCACCCACCGAGTCGATGAGGCCATACTGCATCACGCGGGACAGGCCGAGTCGGACGGAGCCGACCTTGGGCTGGATGATGACCTTGTCGATGCGGGCATCCACTGCTTCGACCGTCATGATGCAGTTGGCCGTCGGGTTGTCCGCCGACGCTGCGGTGATGGTCGTGGTGCCGGCCTTGCGCGTGGTCACGAGGCCGCTTTGTGAAACCGTGGCCACCACTTCATTGCTGCTGGTCCAGACGAGGGACCGGCCGGTGACCGGCAGTGAGGTGTTTGCCGAATCGAGCAGCGTGATCGTGGGCTGCACA
The sequence above is drawn from the Gemmatimonas aurantiaca genome and encodes:
- a CDS encoding Ig-like domain-containing protein, translating into MSRSRRAGASAALLMLAALGGCLDLKPKQACSVTVAPISLSLPVNGSAQVVATAFDCDGNTIRNKKPAFSSANTAVATVTSEGNVIAVAVGVTTVSAEANGKSASVAVTVTPEAANSVTVTPSTLTLRETNTRQLTAVARNAQGLVISGRTFRWGSSNSAIVSVDQNGNLAAVSAGDAVITAEADQATGQALVKVTRIPVIGCRLAPTSSKVTVSQSVQPTITLLDSANTSLPVTGRSLVWTSSNEVVATVSQSGLVTTRKAGTTTITAASADNPTANCIMTVEAVDARIDKVIIQPKVGSVRLGLSRVMQYGLIDSVGGAIPAGRTVTWRTTDPTVLRVSQLGEVTGLTLGSGRVIVTAEGVSDTATLTVTKIPLSTVIITPLQSTVTEGQTTQLRVTMTDSTGAEVSDRPIEWTTSDPSRATVLQTGLVTAIAAGTVTISAIATQDNRVGQANVIIQQVPVDTIVVADTFTVNVGTSSAFAIQLKDAQGRTLIGRNVLVSSDFPGVAIGQAVVTSTQVNVQGISLGTARLTLQAVDSNNRAQGKPSVVVVTVQKPPAPTVRQGSP